One Ranitomeya variabilis isolate aRanVar5 chromosome 4, aRanVar5.hap1, whole genome shotgun sequence genomic window, tgggttgaccatatatctactcctaacgccaacactagaagtagccggggatcattcctacgttgattctagatgacacgcgccagccggagaatctagctacccctagtagaggaaaacaaagacctttcttgcctccagagaaggggaccccaaagctggatagaagccccccacaaataatgacggtgaggtaagaggaaatgacaaacacagaaatgaaccaggtttagcacagagaggcccgcttactgatagcagaataaagaaaggtaacttatatggtcaacaaaaaccctatcaaaatccacactggaaattcaagaacccccgaaccgtctaacggtccggggggagaacaccagccccctagagcttccagcaaaggtcaggatatagatttagaacaagctggacaaaaatacaaaaccaaaacaaatagcaaagcaaaaggcagacttagctgaaataactggaaccaggatcagtagacaagagcacagcagactagctctgataactacgttgccaggcattgaactgaaggtccagggagcttatatagcaacacccctaactaacgacccaggtgcggataaaaggaatgacagaaaaaccagagtcaaaaaactagtaaccactagagggagcaaaaagcaaattcacaacactaaatgACTCGGTGGTGCGCTTCCAGGCGATATGGTCCCCGTGGGATTATTATGCAGCGGGATCCGACCTGTAGTGCGGCTGAGTTCGGATTTGATTAGTCGATTTAACTGAGGTTTTTCCCCTTTCTTCCTCCCTCCCTTCCACCCCTTATTGTCTTGTCTTTGTCATTTACGTCTTTGTAGCATTAAGGTCATTTATAGCCTCATATCGTTTACATCGTTTATATCGTTTATTGTTCATGCATactatacagaaactaaatacttgtacgaccctgttttgttatacaatgtttaataaaataaaaattttatggttaaaaaaaaataataaaaaatttaagAACATAAAGCTTCTCCCcggtgtgaattctttggtggctagaaagagatggtttcttcacaaaacatttttccacattatgaacatgaaaatggcttctcccctatgtggcttttctggtggctaacaagattcgctttgtggttaaaacatttcccacattctgaacaggaaaaaggcttcttccctgtgtgagatctatgatgtctgacaagaGCTGATTTatgtagaaaacatttcccacattctgaacaggaaaaaggcttctctacaGGCTTCTctactgtgtgagttctttggtggctaacaagatgcgctttcctgtaaaaacatttatcacattctgaacatgaataaggtttctcccctgtgtggattttcTGGTGGCTAGCAAGATCCGTTTtgcgtttaaaacatttcccacattctgaacaggaaaaaggcttctcccctgtgtgggttttctggtggttaACAAGATTTGCCTTtttgttaaaatatttcccacattctgaacaggaaaaaggcttctcccctgtgtgggttttctggtggctaacaagatacactttttggttaaaacatttcccacattctgaacaggaaaaaggcttctcccctgtgtgggttttctggtggttaACAAGATTTGCCtttttgttaaaacatttcccacattctgaacaggaaaaaggcttatcccctgtgtgagttcttctgTGGGTAATAAGATgccctttgtggttaaaacatttcccacattctgaacaggtaaaaggcttctcccctgtgtgagatctgtgATGTGTGATAAGAACgtttttatctgcaaaacatttcccacatactgaacaggaaaaaggcttctcccctgtgtgtgatCTATGATGTTTGACAAGATTTGATTTATgcccaaaacatttcccacattctgaacagaaaaaaggcttctcccctgtgtgggtattctggtggctaacaagactcgctttctggctaaaacatttcccacattctgaacaggaaaaacgcttctcccctgtgtgagctctatgatgtctgacaagaactgatttatctagaaaacattttccacattctgaacaggaaaaaggcttctctcctgtgtgagttctttggtgggtaacaagatgctctttccgaataaaacattttccacattctgaacatgaaaaaggcttctcccctgtgtgaattctctggtgactaaGAAGACATGATTTCTtggtaaaacatctcccacacttggaacaagaaaatctactGTCTGTTTTGTGAAGGTTTTGTTGTTTAAGAAAGTTTTCCCCTTGAAAAGtcctatttccatattctgaaaatgaaaatgtcttCATTGCTTTAGGAGCTGTTCGTTTTTGTATGGTtgatttgtgactttgattttccttagcagTCGGTAATGaaccagaagacaggacctgttccaaaggatcagatgacagatctttgctgtgaagggacgaTGGTATATCTTGAGTAATGGCAtttacttcaattgtatcctgtgggatctcaagatcatctgatttaaacattgaagatgtcagctgtcctgctGACCTCCTGGTatggtcatctgccaagaataaaactaagtattattttagaataaaatatccttgaattctatacttaacatttctacttaaatgGTCTCTAAAAATAGCAAGTTATGCAAATATATGGAAACTGccagtggagtcaaaatagtcactattcctatagattaattcattgagggttataatttacaaaatggagtcatttTATTAGGATTTCATCCGCTGTGGTTTTCTGCAATTTTATCATATTAGGGATTCTGCAAATGGTGTGCCCCATCTCCTCTGGTATCTGCTCCTGCAATGTTTGCTTCGGACACCAGACGCGGCCTTACTCATTCTGCAGGCAATGCTGGTAACAGAGGTggggttggaaccagaagctcttgGCGGTGCACGCTCTgcccagccactaagattagggtgcctggcatctgtagtaccatccagtctggcagtatgggtatGTGTGCTTTCAGCTGCAGTAATCTGCTCCCTGTTTTAGCGaatcggaatgcaccaaatattttttaatcagatacatttttattaaccGTAACAAGATGTACAACAGATCACATGTTCATACTAATTTtatgttttacagtaaattaacccccccatgGAGACCATATCAGGAGCAAACAATAATTCGTCCATAGTTGACAATATCAAACAGAGTTCCAGTTTATCATAAGTTGCACTCTATAATACTATATACTGGTATAACATAAATTAATCCTATCCAACCACGGCTGCTATAATTTATGGAAGAAATCCAGCTTGTTTCTCGTAGTGTAAATATTTTCGCGTCTGGCCGGAGGCTCCTCTCTAATCCAATATTTTGCAATTAGTTTCCTTGCAATAAATAATCTTGCAATTACAATTTTAGTCACATTGTCAGATaatatttcctccacataccctaaTATACATATCAATGGATCCCTAGGAATAACGTACCCATACACCACTCCAATGCAGTTCAACACTACAATCCAATAGGAGGACAATCTGGGACAATGCCAAAGCACATGCAATATGTCCGCCTGAGATTGCGAAAACCTTGGGCAATCAGATTTGGACTTTGAAAGCACCACACCTTACTACAGCTTGAAGCATATTGCCGGAATCTGCCAGATATAGCCTTGATCTCCTctagttcagtcctctgtgctcagctcccggcttgtttatttgtttcctgttgtgaccccgTCCTGTTTACTGACTACTCCTATGTCTCCCGAGTTAGTATTTTCTCTGGCCTCTAGGTTCTGACACGGATATCTGTCTATTCTTCTTCCCATCTTACTCCACAGAACAGCAGGTAACACTGGGCTtcaagcctaggggtctctgtgtaagtccaaatccatgtagaggggttaaagaagttaaagggtaatgggcaaaactgtgactatagacaattacacatctactgaaatgatcaagttGAACAATcatcctcaggaaaaaaaaaatgctaaatgctaaaactgacctaccattataattctcctggtcattacgagtttatagacatcaaacatgtctaggttcttttttatctaaatggtgaaaaaaaattccaaactttgttaaaaaaaaaaaaaattacgccattttctgatacccgtagcgtctcattTTTCACGATCTCGGGTtaggtgtgggcttattttttgcgccctgagctgacatttttaaagatATCATGGtggtgtagatacgatgttttgatcgcccatttttgcattttaatgcaatgtcgtggcgaccaaaaaaacatttcTGGAGTTTTGACATTTTTCTCGCTACGATGTTTAGCGATCAagctaatccttttttttattgatagatcgggcaattctgaaagcgacaataccaaatatgtgaaggtttgattttatttttgttttattttgaatggggtgaaaggggtgtgagttgaaattttatattttttatttttacatttttaaaacttttttttattaaacttttggcatgcttcaatagtctctataggagactagaagctgccacaactcgatttgctctgctacatagaggcaatgttgAGGTCGCCTCTATATAACAGATTTATTCACCTGCAATAAGCGTCGACCACTGGATGGCGCTCACAGaaagccagcactgacaaccatagaagtttcaaggagacctcagattgtcatgccaacacaccggtgacccgcgatcaagtGACGGGTTGTCACCAGTGTGTTTATTTCCGGCACGATTGACAGAAGCAAAATTTAAATGcagttgtcagagattgacagcagcatttaactggttaatagccgcgggtggatcttgAATCCACCCATGGCCATTGTaagcacatgccagctgttcaaagatgtgggctcaccgccgtagcacacatcaaagggagtcagacatcggcgtactattacactaGATGTCAGTAAGGGCTTAAAccgataagacttgatttggaaaggcacacacctgtctatatgagaccgcatagctcacagtgcatgtcagaccaaatgagaatcatgaggccaaggagctcagagacagaattgtggcacggcacagatctggccaaggttacaacagaatttctgcagtactcaaggttcttaagagcaccgtggcctccataatccttaaatggaagatgtttgagaccaccagaagtcttcgtagacctggtcgtccagctaaactgggagaagagccttggtgagagaagaagaaaaccaagatcactgtggctgagctccagagatgcagtagggagatgggagaaaatcaactatcactacagccctccacccGTCGGgcgtttatggcagagtggcccgacggaagcctttcctcagtgcaagacatatgaaagcccacatagagtttactaaaaaacacatgaaggactcccagactatgagaaataagattctctggtctgatgagatgaagatagacctttttggtgataattctatgcgATGTGTGTGGAGGAAAACAGGCAatcctcatcacctgcccaatacaatctcatcacctgcccaatacaatcccatcagtgaaacatggtggtggcagcatcatgttatgggggtgttttcagctgcagggacagggcaaCTGGTTGCTTTTGAgaaaaacatgaatgcggccaagtacagagatttcctggatgaaaaccccttccagagagctttggacctcagacttggcagaaggttcaccttccaacaagacaatgaccctaagcacacagctgaaataacaaagtagtggcttcagaacaactctgtgaccattcttgactggcccagccagagccctgacctagacccaattgagcatttctggagagacctgaaaatggctgcccaccaacgttcaccatcccacCTGaccaaactggagaggatctgcaaggaagaatggcagagaatccccaaatccagatgtgaaaaacttgttgcgtcattcccaagaagactcatctcAAAAGgatgtttctactcaatactgagcaaagtgtttgaatacttatgaccatgtgatatttcagtttttctttttaataaatttgcaaaaagtactacatttctattttttttcagtcaagatggggtgcagaatgtacattactgaaaaaaatataactttttttttaatttacccaatggctgcagtgaaacagagtgaaaaatttaaaggggtctgaatactttccgtacccactgtatattacagccatcagccacataCAACTTAGAGATACATCATGGCGCAGGTGTACTGTTtattatgtagtttatcacaatcttGTATGAAGTTAGTCAGTTTTATAAGAAATTGTAAAATCAGGATAAAAGGAAAAactgttgttattgtacagaaattcacacttggcctcactgcacattcaatgttgtcgatcataaaagcgaagtttggccagaaagactggacctggtcttgtagggaccatatgatcacattcagcagcacagaagggggagAAGGGAGATTCAGCCAATATCAGGGATCTAAAAATGACCCAAGTGATCCATAATAGGATGACCAGCCAGAGACATAATATTAGGAAAGGTGTAATCTGTCTGTTTAGACATTTCATTTTAGAATATAAACGAGATCCCACCAGTTTAAGGCTCATTATATTAGAACAAATATCAGAACATGTGTCTAATAGGTCCCAAAGACTTGTGACTAGAGAATCCTATTGGAGTTTTAAACTACACACACTCAAACCGGAGGATTTCCCATGTAcgtatatttttctttatatggATTTTATTGTGCATCCAATATGTATTTTACATCTATTTGTATTGTCTTGTAAGAAAGGTTTTAACACAAAAAACTGCACCATAGCGCGGTTTAATTAATGAATTAAGCAATTGGATCAGTGACGCCGTTCTGGAGGATATAAAACATCCACAATGTATCATTTGTAtatgcctgaggaaggagctggttcaCATCGGAAATGGGTAGAATATTAAAATGAAAAGTTTGTTGGTTTTTTACGTTCATTTGTTTTGATGCCCAACTTTATGGCTCAGCACTTGGCAGAGCTTTTCAAAGCCCtgatttttttccttcttcccacaTCAGGGATTTTGGAAGCCAACAACATCATTACCCTCCGTTTTCTCTAAAAGgctcatcataatatttttctaacttgtcttacatttggctttgtagtttacagatctgggcaggtaacggtcagagtcttctaatctcagggggtagttggatcctccaggttgtaagttctatagaaaagggattTCAATGCCCAAAGCCACTTGCACAGTTTTGGGTGAAGGAGaaagttgtggtctagaggcaaaatggtgatcacacgattgtgatacgttggactacaccaccgataaagcagccacagccggagactgagaagaatctgtgacttctctgcatttagtggtcactactcacctgggtagtcatatgtaggaatctcctctttacaccactcatcacccctcacatatgtctctgtagtattaatatgggtcagatcttcaccctgaaacaaatattgtaaaggtcacagacagatggagaagtcacatctatgatcagctctaatcctgccatctccaccgttctcattacacaagtataaaacatataatactggtggataaagcaacactgaacacaagaccttcacatccGTCTAtacattgtgacagagtcactggtaaggtgatagaggggagatatgtgtcactgcgcttaatggcatcagtgatgtgaaaccagagcattttttctccagcacactacgtgttgtgagggtaaggctactttcacacacagcatatttgctgcgtatttttacgcgcgcgtattttgctgctgctttacctgcgtttttttacgcaggcaaaaaacgcagctgctttcacacacagcgttttttgcagctgcgtttttttcagcattgtgtactgaaaataaagtttgtttgaaaaaaaaaaaaaaaggggaaaaaaaaaaagagtcattgaggtcatttcctgtctttatgactcagaatacaatacacactggagttaacatcatgtcgattctgccagctgcaatggccttgagccaaagacgcctcagcaagcggaacagacatcagctggggtttactaaccccactgtcactaaccccaggttattagggcaggcgtcagtcagacgccccccctcgtaaccctgtacggtaagggtatgttcacacgatcctgatttcaatccttttttttcaggacaaaaaccgcagctcttggcagaaaacgcaggtgcgtttttggtgcgtttttggtgcgtttttgatgcggtttttagtgcggttttttatgcagttttctctgcagattgtctgtgtttgacacaaataaagctttaactgcagtggggggaaaaaaaaagaaatgatgtcatttccttgtccaacccttttcttcttccatcctccattttgggactaaacaccaaaatgagtggacgtgttttgaatgacagcgctccgcagagtgctgagcgtaggccagatcacagcccgcggatccagctctatctagctatttaagtctacgttcacatttgcggtctgcgccgcagcgtcaggcgccgcatgcgtcatgcgcccctatatttaacatgggggcgcatggacatgcgtcgcacttgcgttttgcgccggccgcatgcgtcactgcagcgcacgcatccggccgcagaggacgcagcaagttgcatttttgctgcgtccaaaagcaatcaaaaaaaggacgcatgcggcgcacaacgcaaatgtgaacatagc contains:
- the LOC143767949 gene encoding uncharacterized protein LOC143767949 isoform X1: MDMDRDKMAERILHLTLEILFRLTGEDYTVVKKTSSERCQDPVSEGWGRPLSPITGPTAHPLIHEDINDQKILELTYKMIELLTGEVLIRCQDVAIYFSMEEWEYLEGHKDLYKDVMMEVPQPLTSPDLSSKRTTPERCPRPLLPQDCKQEDPNVPQDYQGEDLTHINTTETYVRGDEWCKEEIPTYDYPDDHTRRSAGQLTSSMFKSDDLEIPQDTIEVNAITQDIPSSLHSKDLSSDPLEQVLSSGSLPTAKENQSHKSTIQKRTAPKAMKTFSFSEYGNRTFQGENFLKQQNLHKTDSRFSCSKCGRCFTKKSCLLSHQRIHTGEKPFSCSECGKCFIRKEHLVTHQRTHTGEKPFSCSECGKCFLDKSVLVRHHRAHTGEKRFSCSECGKCFSQKASLVSHQNTHTGEKPFFCSECGKCFGHKSNLVKHHRSHTGEKPFSCSVCGKCFADKNVLITHHRSHTGEKPFTCSECGKCFNHKGHLITHRRTHTGDKPFSCSECGKCFNKKANLVNHQKTHTGEKPFSCSECGKCFNQKVYLVSHQKTHTGEKPFSCSECGKYFNKKANLVNHQKTHTGEKPFSCSECGKCFKRKTDLASHQKIHTGEKPYSCSECDKCFYRKAHLVSHQRTHTVEKPVEKPFSCSECGKCFLHKSALVRHHRSHTGKKPFSCSECGKCFNHKANLVSHQKSHIGEKPFSCS